The Pseudomonas azotoformans genome has a segment encoding these proteins:
- a CDS encoding TonB-dependent siderophore receptor has translation MAHRYAARPLLALAISLACGTAPLYLQAAETTQAQTYRFDIPGQSLDGALAAFSAVTRVQVLVSGELTQGVVSPGVKGSLGQREALGQLLGGTGLSAAFINADTVTLEKRVDTGGALEVGATTISAEHLGTTTEGSGSYTTGAVTIGKGTQKLKDIPQSVSVLTRKAMDDQNISTLTQAIEAVPGMASVKSPGPGMFMFARGFEIESLQYDGVPVPRNVYALGSYITENMVIYDRMEVLRGAAGLLQGANSPGGAVNLVRKRPQAVPTVTLSAKAGSWDRYASQADVGGPLNEAGTIRGRAVVNYEKGHSFTDYVWNWEQTVYGALDFDLDDDTTLGVGFSNKKSHGRPYLIALPRHTDGSALDVSRSTYTGASWNRSFNDQTAVYLDLEHRFNDQWKFKASALAMNESNEATYQFIVGAVPVGSTQSGRYADYSTDFYGKNRGIDAYVSGDFEALSFKQSLVVGANYSKYNTDDGYARAFTPGADIGAIDHHRPQPTYNSIADRANLALSTYDITQKGLYGTWRVNLTEPLTLILGARTSWYDFAFDQDNYYARQYEEGGEKNSVKSNGKVTPFAGLVYALDDQWSVYGSYAEVFIPQTQLTQQKTGLPPIEGRNYEVGIKGELMDGRLNTSLAMFRYIHENRAVTDFSTDIDGPNACSGWYCSTASGKVRSQGLEAEVSGQLAPGLQVSSSYTYNTTVFLKDTELKGKVFSTAVPKHMLRIWGDYKLPGDLSRVSLGAGVNAQTATTSFDRNFGQAGFAIFNSRVAYDASDEVTLAVNFNNLLDKRYYIPSYSQLVGNNYFGDPRNMMFSVTYKPQF, from the coding sequence GCCTGGGGCAACGTGAAGCCTTGGGCCAACTGCTGGGCGGCACGGGGTTGAGTGCAGCGTTTATCAATGCCGACACCGTTACCCTGGAAAAACGTGTAGACACAGGCGGCGCCCTTGAAGTCGGTGCCACCACCATCAGCGCTGAGCACCTGGGGACGACCACCGAAGGCAGCGGTTCCTACACCACTGGTGCGGTGACCATCGGCAAGGGTACGCAAAAGCTCAAGGACATCCCGCAGTCCGTCAGTGTGCTGACCCGCAAAGCCATGGATGACCAGAACATCTCCACCCTGACTCAAGCGATTGAAGCTGTGCCGGGCATGGCGTCGGTCAAGTCGCCGGGCCCTGGGATGTTTATGTTTGCGCGCGGCTTTGAGATTGAATCGCTGCAATACGACGGTGTGCCAGTCCCCCGCAACGTGTATGCGCTGGGCAGCTACATCACCGAGAACATGGTGATCTACGACCGCATGGAAGTCCTGCGCGGCGCCGCCGGCCTGTTGCAAGGCGCCAACAGCCCAGGTGGTGCCGTGAACCTGGTGCGCAAACGCCCACAGGCCGTGCCTACGGTGACCTTGAGTGCCAAGGCTGGCAGTTGGGACCGTTATGCCTCCCAGGCGGATGTCGGCGGCCCATTGAACGAGGCCGGGACGATCCGTGGTCGGGCAGTGGTCAACTATGAGAAAGGCCACTCCTTCACCGACTACGTGTGGAACTGGGAACAGACCGTCTACGGCGCGCTGGACTTTGACTTGGACGATGACACGACCCTGGGCGTCGGATTCAGCAACAAGAAGAGCCATGGGCGGCCGTACTTGATTGCCTTGCCGCGTCACACCGATGGGAGCGCGCTGGATGTATCGCGTTCGACCTATACCGGTGCGAGCTGGAACCGTTCGTTCAATGATCAGACGGCGGTGTATCTGGACCTTGAGCATCGCTTTAACGATCAGTGGAAGTTCAAGGCCTCGGCGCTGGCAATGAATGAATCCAACGAGGCGACATACCAATTCATTGTCGGTGCGGTGCCGGTGGGAAGTACCCAAAGCGGCAGGTACGCCGACTATTCCACGGACTTCTACGGCAAGAACCGTGGTATCGATGCCTACGTCAGCGGCGACTTTGAAGCCCTGTCGTTCAAGCAGAGCCTGGTAGTGGGCGCCAACTATTCCAAGTACAACACTGATGATGGTTATGCCCGTGCATTCACGCCAGGAGCGGACATCGGTGCCATCGACCATCACCGCCCTCAGCCGACTTATAACAGCATTGCCGACCGCGCCAACCTGGCCTTGAGTACCTACGACATCACTCAAAAAGGACTTTACGGCACCTGGCGGGTCAACCTGACGGAGCCCCTGACCTTGATCCTCGGCGCCCGCACCAGTTGGTATGACTTTGCCTTCGATCAGGACAACTACTACGCCCGTCAGTACGAAGAGGGCGGTGAGAAAAACTCGGTCAAGAGCAATGGCAAGGTCACTCCCTTTGCGGGCTTGGTGTATGCGCTGGACGACCAATGGTCGGTGTATGGCAGCTACGCCGAGGTGTTTATCCCGCAGACCCAACTGACCCAGCAAAAGACGGGATTGCCGCCCATCGAGGGACGCAACTACGAGGTGGGTATCAAGGGTGAGTTGATGGATGGACGCCTCAATACATCCCTTGCGATGTTCCGCTATATCCACGAAAACCGTGCCGTTACCGACTTCAGCACCGATATTGATGGCCCAAACGCCTGCAGTGGCTGGTACTGCTCCACCGCCTCGGGCAAGGTGCGCAGCCAAGGGCTTGAGGCGGAGGTCAGCGGCCAATTGGCGCCAGGTTTGCAGGTCAGCAGCAGTTATACCTACAACACAACGGTGTTTTTGAAAGACACCGAACTCAAAGGCAAGGTCTTCAGTACGGCGGTGCCCAAGCACATGCTGCGGATTTGGGGCGATTACAAACTGCCGGGGGACTTAAGCCGCGTCAGCCTGGGTGCAGGGGTTAATGCACAAACGGCGACCACCAGCTTTGACCGTAACTTTGGCCAGGCCGGCTTTGCGATTTTCAATTCCCGAGTCGCCTACGACGCCAGTGATGAAGTCACCCTGGCGGTGAACTTCAACAACCTCTTGGACAAGCGTTACTACATCCCGTCCTACAGCCAGTTGGTGGGCAACAACTACTTCGGCGACCCGCGAAACATGATGTTCAGTGTGACGTACAAGCCGCAGTTCTAG